The genomic window TCCCCTCATGATGGTTTCGGGCGCGGGAGCACTCTTTCTCAGTCTCGCCTTCACCTTCATTGTCATCCTTTTCTGGCGAAGCATCGTCAACCGGAAGAAGTTGGCGATTCCGATGGGAGATCCCTGGGACGGGCGCACTCTCGAGTGGTGGACACCTTCCCCGGCGCCCGATTGGAATTTTGCGATCCTGCCGGAGGTTCATTCCCGCGACCCCTTCACCGAGGCAAAAAAGGATGGAACTGCTTACCAGCCGATTGAGAAATACGAGGACATCGAACTGCCTTCGACGACTTACTATGGATTAATCATCGGAGTGCTGGGGTGTGGGTTGGGCTTTGGCCTGGTCTGGTACATCTGGTGGATGGCACTTGCCAGTTTCCTTGGGTGCGTGGTGACCGCAATGGTTTACGGATTTCTCCCCAAAAAGGAGATAGTGATTCCGGCCGAAGAGGTGCGGAAAGTGGATGAGGCATGGCGTGCCGAGGCCAGGGAAAGTCAGGGTGTGACCCGTGATGACGAATCCACTGAAGCCAATAAAGGCCTCGCAAGGCCGGATGCATTGCCAGCCGTATGAGTAAGGCCCAAGCAGGATCGCTTCACCCCGGATTGAATCTGGGAGAAGAGCACGGAGATGATCACCTCGAAGCGGAGACTTCGGTTTTTGGCTTTTGGGTTTTTATGATGAGCGATCTGGTTACCTTTGGGATGTTCTTCATCATTTTTGCGTCGAGTGCGCACGCTCTTGCGGGCGGGCCCGGACCGAAGGAGCTTTTCGATCTTGGAAGTGTGGCTTGGCAGACTGGTTTTCTTCTCGTCTCCAGTCTGACCAGTGGTATGGCGGTATTGAGTCTGAAGCAGGACCATGCGGATGAGCGGGGATCACGGAAGAGACTCGTTTTCTGGCTGGTGATCACGATCCTTCTCGGGTGTGGCTTTCTTTACCATGAGATTGCTGATTTTGTTTCGATGGCCGCCGCTGGGGGTGGGCCTACCCGTAGCGGTTATTTGACCGCGCTTTGGTCTTTAGTGGGTTTACATGGTTTCCACGTGAGTTGCGGAATTCTCTGGTGCATCGTGATCATCGCGGGGGTCCTTTTCCAAGGGGTGAACCGGGACTGGAAACTAACGATCCTTCGGTGGGCGGTTTTTTGGCACTTTCTGGACGTGGTCTGGATCGCGATCTTTAGTTTTGTTTTTCTGGGAGGGCTTATTTGATGGAAAAGAGCAAAGAATTTCACCACTACCTGATTGGCTTTGTCCTCGCTACCATCCTTACGGTGATTCCATTTACCTTGGTAGCCACGGTAGGTGGAACCACGTCCTACGTGGTTCTGGTAATTTGTGCGGTCTTGCAAGCAGTGGTCCACATGCGCTTTTTTCTTCATCTGTCTTACAAAGGTCAGCAGAGGGAGGACCTTCAGCTGGTCCTATTCACTGGTTTGATCCTTTTGATCATGGTGGCCGGATCGATTTGGGTGCTGGGGAGTCTGTACGCTCGGATGTAGTGTTTGACGGTGCGCAATTCAATCTTGGGGGTAAGTTCATTTATTTTTCGGTAGAGAGCACTTCTCCGTGGTCCGCGTGTGGGAGTGTTCGCCCAGCCGAAAGGATTTGTGCGGGACAGAGCCCGTCCCTCACCCCAATACACCGCATAAAAAAATAGACCTCTTCTGAAGTCTGTAAGAGTGGTTGCTCTTCAGAAATCCGTTAGCAGTCTTTCGGAATGCCGTTTGTCGTTCCAATTGAGAGAATCGTTACGCACCCGGGGAGTGCTCATAAAGATGAGGTGCTTGCCTGCGCAGTCTGTCTGGCTGTTCACCCAGTCGTCATTGAGCGGAGAGATCCGTCGATGGAGGACTTGGAAGATCCGTCCGTGGCGGTGATTGATGTGGGGGACCGGCACGAGCCCGAACTCAACAATTTTGACCATCATCAGTTCCCTCGGGAACAGGCTCCGACTTGTTCGCTGTCACTCGTCTTGCGTGCTCTTGGGAAGTATGAGGCCGCCCGAAGATTCTGCTCCTGGTTGGAACCCACGGAGTGGTTTGACTGTCGAGGTCCGAAGGAAACTGCGGAGTTTCTCGGCGTGCCTCGGGAAGCCATTCATCAGCTCAACTCTCCCATCGATCTGACGATCCTTCGGCGATTTGCTGATCAAGTCCGGATCGAACCAGGAACAACGATTCACTCACTCCTGACCATGATTGGTGAGGACCTTCTTGGATACATTGACGGACTGCAGCAGAAACTCGCCTTCATCGAGAAACACTCTGAGATCTGGGAGGTGGTCGAAGGGGTCCAAAAGCGATCCGTGTTATTTCTTCCGCGAACGGACCCCATGCCGCCTGAACCCTCCGCAGGGATCGGTTTGTTCGTTGAGCAAGCGGGTTTGGAGGGAGAGGTGTCGGGTTTGGTCTATCCCGATCGCCGAGGTAACGGTTACGGGCTGTCGAGATTCAACGATTCGCCGTTGCTGGATTTTACGCGAATTCGTGAGGAGTCTGATGTTCATTTTGCTCACGCGCAGGGATTCGTGGCGAAAACCTCGGCCACCGCAGAAGATCGGTTGAAGGAACTCATTCGGAAGTCCTTCGCTGGTAGATAGAATGCATTCGATCGTATGAAGTACTCGCTAAGAATTTTAGTCGTTTCACTGGCGGTTGTGTTTTTTGGAGTTTTTTCCTTTGCAGTATTTTCAGGGATTTGGATCAAGTCTTCGTGGGATCGGTTTACTCAGGAGGTAACATTAAATAGTATTACTCTTCCGCAAGGTCTGATTCTCAACCTCATAAGCGTGCCAACAGATTCATTCAACAGCGGTGTCCGTGCCGAAGTTTCGCGGGATGGATTTACGGTAAATAGGACTGGAATACTCTACTACGAGCAGACCGAGCGATATTCCGAGCCATTCGAGTGGAGGTATTCAGAGAATCAGTCGCTTGCCGAAGTCTTTTATCCAGCAGATCCGGATAGGGTTCTTTTCAGCGTAGATCTCAGGGATAGAATAGTACTGGATCCGTTTGAAAGAGAAAGTTCTTTCGGAAGCTCAGAGCAGTCTGCTATCGAAACAGTGAGAAACGGGAACGACGACTAAAGCGTTCTTTCGAAAACTCGTTATGGAAGTAGGCTCAGCACCGTACCTTTTAGGAAAAAGGACTGGACGAATTCGTAGCCTTCCCGGTTTCCTAAAAGGTAGGCACCATGAGCCTGATGGATTTTTCCCTGCGGCATCCGAATTTGTTCGGAAAATCGGAGAGGAATTTCTCGAAAAGGAAGCGAGCGAACTTTACCGCAGTTTTCGTGATGGATTTGAACTTCGGAGGAAGGAATTGGAATTCACCCGGGAGGTTGGAACCGCGACCATTCAGACCTCTGATTTTTCGGTTCACTTTGCCCTTGGTCAGGACTCGGAAGACTGCCGTCACTACTTTCTGGAGACACGAGTGAGTTCGAAGGGTCCGGCGAATGCGCTAGATGACGATACCTTACTCGTCATATTCTCAGGACGGGTTTCCGAGTTCGTTTTCCCGTTCATTGACCGACCGAATTTAGAGGCCACGATAGATCTGGTCGAGGAGATCCCGCAGCTGCGAGAGGCTTTGGATTACCTGCCAGACGCGAGCCAGATCACGATTGAAAGAGATGGAATCCGTCTCTGTATCGATGAAGAAAAGGCATCTTTTTCGAGAACTGGTTCCGTGAGTTTGAAAGACCTCGTCGCTGGTGGACTTGAGATCTGGGCCTCGATCAACGTGCAGCCTGAAGCAGCTGATGAGAATCCTACTGAAATTTTGGATGGGTCTCGGTAAGGCGTATCTTCGGTAGGGGTGATCGGTCCTCAATGAATCTTGCCAACGGTTGCGGGACGTTTGAGGATAGCGGCGAGATGGCTGGCTCTAGCAACACTTCCTCTTCTCCCTTGGTAGGGATCATTATGGGCAGTCGCTCCGATTGGGAAACGATGGAGCATGCGACGAAGACCCTTGAAGAATTGGGTGTTTCCTACGAAGCGAAGGTAGTGAGTGCCCACCGGACTCCGGATCGACTCTTTGAATACGCGAAGTCGGCGGAAGAGAGAGGGTTGAAGGTGATCATTGCAGGAGCAGGGGGTTCGGCCCATTTGCCGGGCATGGTAGCCTCAATGACGCTCGTTCCCGTTCTTGGTGTGCCGGTCCAATCCAAAGCTTTGAATGGTATGGATTCTCTCCTTTCTATCGTCCAAATGCCGGCAGGTGTACCCGTTCCAACGCTTGCGATTGGTCGTTCCGGAGCAGTCAACGCTGCGCTCAGTGCCGCGGCTGTCATTGGCCTGGAGGATGGGAAGGTGCGGGAAGCACTTCGCAGTTTCCGGGAAGAACAGACGAAGAAGGTAGCGGAACACGACGACCCAGCCAGTGCCTGACTCAAGTGGGATGGCCGCGGTAAACGAGCGAATCCTCCCCCCTGCGACGATCGGTATTATCGGTGGCGGACAGCTTGGCCGTATGACTGCACTTGCGGCACGAGCAATGGGGTATCGAATCGTGGTTTTGGAACCAAAGAAGCCCTGCGCATGCACCGCGATTGTGGATGAGCAAATCAGTAGTG from Verrucomicrobiota bacterium includes these protein-coding regions:
- the purE gene encoding 5-(carboxyamino)imidazole ribonucleotide mutase, encoding MAGSSNTSSSPLVGIIMGSRSDWETMEHATKTLEELGVSYEAKVVSAHRTPDRLFEYAKSAEERGLKVIIAGAGGSAHLPGMVASMTLVPVLGVPVQSKALNGMDSLLSIVQMPAGVPVPTLAIGRSGAVNAALSAAAVIGLEDGKVREALRSFREEQTKKVAEHDDPASA
- the cyoD gene encoding cytochrome o ubiquinol oxidase subunit IV, with protein sequence MEKSKEFHHYLIGFVLATILTVIPFTLVATVGGTTSYVVLVICAVLQAVVHMRFFLHLSYKGQQREDLQLVLFTGLILLIMVAGSIWVLGSLYARM
- a CDS encoding MYG1 family protein, yielding MPFVVPIERIVTHPGSAHKDEVLACAVCLAVHPVVIERRDPSMEDLEDPSVAVIDVGDRHEPELNNFDHHQFPREQAPTCSLSLVLRALGKYEAARRFCSWLEPTEWFDCRGPKETAEFLGVPREAIHQLNSPIDLTILRRFADQVRIEPGTTIHSLLTMIGEDLLGYIDGLQQKLAFIEKHSEIWEVVEGVQKRSVLFLPRTDPMPPEPSAGIGLFVEQAGLEGEVSGLVYPDRRGNGYGLSRFNDSPLLDFTRIREESDVHFAHAQGFVAKTSATAEDRLKELIRKSFAGR
- a CDS encoding cytochrome c oxidase subunit 3, which encodes MSKAQAGSLHPGLNLGEEHGDDHLEAETSVFGFWVFMMSDLVTFGMFFIIFASSAHALAGGPGPKELFDLGSVAWQTGFLLVSSLTSGMAVLSLKQDHADERGSRKRLVFWLVITILLGCGFLYHEIADFVSMAAAGGGPTRSGYLTALWSLVGLHGFHVSCGILWCIVIIAGVLFQGVNRDWKLTILRWAVFWHFLDVVWIAIFSFVFLGGLI